The following proteins come from a genomic window of Alosa sapidissima isolate fAloSap1 chromosome 20, fAloSap1.pri, whole genome shotgun sequence:
- the LOC121694857 gene encoding T-cell immunoglobulin and mucin domain-containing protein 4-like → MMNHQLCTSFTWLLLCQLTATGSAVTVYGNPGQSVTLPCKYDGKSYGSLSICWGKGLLPSLGCGDQIIQTEGSTLTTQSSPQYRLDNRHRNVGDVSLTIMNAREQDSGTYGCRVAIPGWFNDEKTHVDLRIQAAPTTTTIATTTEAPITTEAPTTLVDTTTLETIVSTIQESATELPTTTAQAVTTAEATPRPTIAGPAVTVYGYAGQSVTLPCKYDGKSYGPLSICWGKGLLPLLGCGDQIIQTEGSTLTTQSSPQYRLVNRHRNVGDVSLTIMNAREQDSGTYGCRVAIPGWFNDEKTYVNLRIQAK, encoded by the exons CTACTGGATCAGCAGTTACTGTCTATGGAAATCCAGGACAGAGTGTTACTCTTCCTTGCAAATATGATGGCAAATCCTACGGCTCTTTGTCCATCTGTTGGGGCAAAGGCCTCCTGCCATCACTAGGCTGTGGTGATCAAATAATTCAGACAGAGGGCtcaacactgaccacacaaAGTTCACCACAGTATCGGCTGGACAACAGACACAGAAATGTGGGGGATGTATCTTTAACGATCATGAATGCAAGAGAGCAGGATAGCGGTACCTATGGTTGCAGGGTGGCTATACCAGGATGGTTCAATGACGAGAAAACCCATGTGGACCTCCGCATACAAGCTG CTCCAACAACTACAACCatagcaacaacaacagaagcTCCAATAACAACAGAAGCCCCAACAACACTTGTAGACACCACTACTTTGGAAACCATTGTGTCAACAA TTCAAGAATCTGCTACAGAACTTCCTACCACTACTGCACAGGCTGTCACAACAGCAGAAGCTACACCAAGACCGACCA TTGCTGGGCCAGCAGTTACTGTCTATGGATATGCAGGACAGAGTGTTACTCTTCCTTGCAAGTATGATGGCAAATCCTACGGCCCTTTGTCCATCTGTTGGGGCAAAGGCCTCCTGCCATTACTAGGCTGTGGTGATCAAATAATTCAGACAGAGGGCtcaacactgaccacacaaAGTTCACCACAGTATCGGCTGGTCAACAGACACAGAAATGTGGGGGATGTTTCTTTAACGATCATGAATGCAAGAGAGCAGGATAGCGGTACCTATGGTTGCAGGGTGGCTATACCAGGATGGTTCAATGACGAGAAAACCTATGTGAACCTCCGCATACAAGCTAAATGA